In a single window of the uncultured Dysgonomonas sp. genome:
- the atpB gene encoding F0F1 ATP synthase subunit A, with translation MKHYLKYVIALAFLFAIAGIQPVAAEEGHEAKVEQGEGELNVKELILDHLADSYEWHMATFGDFHLTIPLPIIVKGETSGWHIFMSTKFHHGHEAYEGFYIAPDGNYKGKIVEKNAAGEEVRPWDLSLTKNATSLIISSILLLVIVMSVANWYKKQEKSGEKKAPKGFVGFMEMFIMSVQDDIIKPCVGKNYRKFSPYLLTVFFFIFFNNIMGLIPIFPGGANVTGNIAITLILALFTFFTVNLFGTKEYWKEVFWPDVPTWLKVPIPIMPAIELVGVFTKPFALMIRLFANILAGHSIVLGLTCLIFVTANLGTVVNGSMTVVSVLLTIFISFVEILVAYIQAYVFTMLSAVFIGLAQAEPHHHAEEKH, from the coding sequence ATGAAACACTATTTGAAATATGTTATAGCCTTGGCTTTTCTGTTTGCTATTGCAGGTATACAGCCTGTAGCCGCAGAGGAAGGACATGAAGCTAAGGTAGAGCAAGGGGAAGGCGAATTGAATGTAAAAGAATTGATTCTCGACCACTTGGCCGACTCCTATGAATGGCATATGGCTACTTTTGGCGATTTCCATCTGACTATACCTTTACCAATCATTGTAAAGGGTGAAACAAGCGGGTGGCATATATTTATGTCGACTAAGTTCCATCATGGGCACGAAGCATACGAAGGTTTTTATATTGCCCCCGATGGCAACTATAAAGGCAAGATAGTAGAAAAGAATGCCGCCGGAGAAGAAGTACGTCCGTGGGATTTATCACTTACAAAGAATGCAACCAGCCTGATTATCAGTTCTATCTTGTTGCTTGTTATAGTGATGAGCGTAGCCAACTGGTATAAAAAACAGGAGAAAAGCGGGGAAAAGAAAGCTCCGAAAGGATTTGTTGGTTTCATGGAAATGTTCATAATGAGCGTTCAGGATGATATTATCAAACCTTGTGTGGGTAAGAATTACAGAAAGTTTTCACCTTATCTGCTTACCGTATTCTTTTTCATCTTCTTCAACAATATCATGGGGTTGATCCCTATATTTCCGGGAGGAGCGAATGTAACAGGTAATATTGCAATCACACTGATACTGGCATTGTTTACATTCTTCACGGTAAATCTTTTCGGAACAAAGGAATATTGGAAAGAAGTATTCTGGCCCGATGTGCCTACATGGCTCAAAGTCCCTATCCCGATTATGCCTGCTATCGAGTTGGTAGGTGTCTTTACCAAGCCGTTTGCATTGATGATTCGTCTTTTTGCAAATATCCTTGCCGGACACTCCATTGTATTAGGTTTGACATGTCTGATATTTGTTACAGCGAATCTGGGAACTGTGGTAAATGGTTCTATGACTGTCGTATCGGTATTGCTGACTATTTTTATCAGTTTTGTAGAAATATTGGTGGCCTACATTCAGGCTTATGTATTTACTATGTTGTCGGCGGTATTTATTGGTCTGGCACAGGCGGAACCACATCATCATGCAGAAGAAAAACATTGA
- the atpE gene encoding ATP synthase F0 subunit C, giving the protein MLLSTLLQAAEAASLTGFGAALGAGLAVIGAGIGIGKIGSSAMEGIARQPDAAGDIRTSMIIAAALVEGVALFAVVVCGFIL; this is encoded by the coding sequence ATGTTACTATCAACTTTATTACAAGCAGCAGAAGCTGCAAGCTTAACAGGTTTTGGTGCTGCACTTGGAGCAGGATTAGCTGTAATCGGAGCAGGCATCGGTATCGGCAAAATCGGTAGTTCTGCTATGGAAGGTATTGCCCGTCAGCCGGATGCAGCCGGAGATATCCGTACATCTATGATTATTGCGGCAGCGTTAGTAGAGGGGGTTGCCTTATTTGCTGTTGTTGTATGCGGATTTATCCTTTAA
- the atpF gene encoding F0F1 ATP synthase subunit B → MNLLLPESGLLFWMLLSFGIVFFILAKFGFPVITKMVDERKNYIQDSLDAAHKANEQLAKIKEKSDELLNSAKAEQVKILKDAADTRDRIVNEAREQAKVAGAKELEEIRKQIQAEKEQAIRDIRRQVAELSVDVAEKVLRESLKDPKAQMSMIDRLVDEAMVSKS, encoded by the coding sequence ATGAATTTACTATTACCTGAATCTGGGCTTCTCTTTTGGATGCTCCTTTCGTTCGGTATCGTTTTCTTCATTCTTGCTAAATTTGGTTTCCCTGTGATTACCAAAATGGTGGATGAACGCAAAAACTATATACAGGACTCATTGGATGCAGCCCATAAAGCGAATGAGCAGTTGGCCAAGATAAAAGAAAAAAGTGATGAACTTCTTAACTCGGCCAAAGCAGAACAGGTGAAGATCTTGAAAGATGCTGCCGACACCCGCGACCGTATTGTAAACGAAGCGCGTGAACAAGCAAAAGTGGCAGGGGCTAAAGAACTCGAAGAAATAAGGAAACAGATACAAGCGGAAAAAGAGCAGGCTATCCGCGACATTCGTCGTCAGGTAGCCGAGCTTTCCGTCGATGTGGCCGAAAAAGTTCTTCGTGAATCTCTGAAAGACCCTAAAGCTCAGATGTCAATGATTGATCGCCTGGTTGATGAGGCTATGGTATCTAAATCTTAA
- a CDS encoding F0F1 ATP synthase subunit delta translates to MNEGMISKRYAKALLQFAIDNKSEDIIFSEMKALAAAFAAEPRLRMAMDNPTLNADDKLALIKASIGGKGSDVFVRFVDLVVKNKREVYLRNIALSYVDLYCESKHINTGKLVTATPVDTAVIEKMKSLLQTIKPGTLDFETSVDPDIEGGFVLYVDTYRLDASVKTQLKRIKQQFVAENSKMN, encoded by the coding sequence ATGAATGAAGGGATGATCTCTAAGCGATATGCTAAAGCGTTGTTGCAATTTGCTATCGACAATAAATCCGAAGATATTATCTTTTCGGAGATGAAGGCGCTTGCAGCTGCATTTGCAGCCGAGCCCCGGTTGCGTATGGCAATGGATAATCCTACGTTGAACGCTGATGATAAGCTCGCGCTGATTAAAGCCTCTATAGGTGGAAAAGGCAGCGATGTGTTTGTCCGGTTTGTCGATCTTGTTGTGAAAAATAAAAGGGAAGTATATCTTCGTAATATAGCATTGAGTTATGTAGACTTGTATTGTGAGTCGAAACATATCAATACGGGAAAGCTGGTGACAGCCACGCCTGTAGATACTGCTGTAATAGAGAAGATGAAGAGTTTGCTGCAAACAATCAAACCCGGAACTCTTGATTTTGAAACAAGTGTAGACCCTGATATTGAAGGAGGATTTGTCCTTTATGTCGATACATACCGGCTCGATGCCAGTGTGAAGACTCAGCTGAAGCGGATTAAACAACAGTTTGTCGCCGAAAACAGTAAGATGAATTAA
- the atpA gene encoding F0F1 ATP synthase subunit alpha, with protein MSENIKASEVSEVLKMQLENISNRVQFDEVGTVLEVGDGVVRIYGLKNAEANELLEFDNGIMAVVMNLEEDNVGAVLLGPSDQIKEGFSVKRTKRIASINVGDGMLGRVITPLGQPLDGKGPITGELLEMPLERKAPGVIYRQPVAQPLQTGLKAVDAMIPIGRGQRELIIGDRQTGKTAIAIDTIINQKSNYEAGDPVYCIYVAIGQKASTVANIVETLREKGAMKYTVVVSATAAEPAALQYFGAFAGAAIGEYFRDTGRHALVVYDDLSKQAVAYREVSLILRRPPGREAYPGDVFYLHSRLLERAAKIISQQEVAEQMNDLPESLKGKVKAGGSLTALPIIETQAGDVSAYIPTNVISITDGQIFLDVDLFNSGLRPAINVGISVSRVGGSAQVKAMKKVAGTLKIDQAQYRELEAFTQFGGDLDAVTAMTIDKGKKNTQLLVQPQYAPMPVERQIAILYCGTNGLLRHVPEDKVHDFETEFLRTLEMQHQADVLDQLKKGVINADIENIIKQVAKDTAAQYRK; from the coding sequence ATGTCTGAAAATATAAAAGCAAGTGAAGTCTCTGAAGTGCTGAAAATGCAGCTTGAGAACATTAGCAACCGCGTACAATTCGACGAGGTGGGTACTGTTCTTGAAGTAGGGGACGGTGTTGTTCGCATATATGGACTAAAGAATGCGGAAGCCAACGAGCTTCTTGAGTTCGACAATGGCATTATGGCTGTTGTGATGAACCTCGAGGAAGACAATGTGGGTGCTGTATTACTTGGCCCGTCCGATCAGATCAAAGAAGGTTTTTCGGTAAAACGTACAAAGAGAATCGCCTCCATCAATGTGGGGGATGGAATGCTCGGACGTGTTATCACCCCGCTTGGTCAGCCGTTGGATGGAAAAGGTCCTATTACGGGCGAACTACTCGAAATGCCACTGGAGCGCAAAGCCCCGGGGGTTATTTATCGTCAGCCTGTTGCGCAGCCGTTGCAAACAGGTCTGAAAGCAGTGGATGCTATGATTCCGATAGGTAGAGGCCAGCGTGAGCTTATCATCGGTGACCGCCAGACCGGAAAAACAGCAATCGCTATCGATACGATTATCAATCAGAAATCGAATTATGAAGCCGGAGACCCTGTATATTGTATCTATGTAGCTATCGGTCAGAAAGCTTCGACAGTAGCCAATATCGTTGAAACGCTTCGAGAAAAAGGCGCGATGAAATATACCGTTGTTGTTTCTGCTACAGCAGCCGAACCTGCAGCCTTGCAGTATTTCGGTGCATTTGCGGGAGCTGCTATCGGAGAATACTTCCGCGACACAGGCCGTCACGCACTGGTGGTTTATGATGACTTGTCGAAGCAAGCGGTGGCTTATCGTGAAGTATCCCTGATCCTTCGCCGTCCTCCGGGCCGTGAAGCTTATCCGGGAGACGTATTCTACTTGCACTCACGTTTGTTGGAGCGTGCGGCTAAGATTATCAGCCAGCAGGAAGTTGCCGAGCAAATGAACGACTTGCCCGAAAGCCTTAAAGGAAAAGTAAAAGCGGGAGGTTCGCTTACTGCATTGCCTATTATCGAGACTCAGGCGGGTGACGTGTCGGCATATATCCCTACCAATGTGATTTCTATTACCGATGGCCAGATCTTCCTCGATGTTGACTTGTTTAACTCAGGTTTGCGTCCGGCTATTAACGTTGGTATATCAGTATCGCGTGTGGGTGGTTCGGCTCAGGTGAAGGCGATGAAAAAAGTGGCCGGAACATTGAAAATCGACCAGGCTCAATATCGCGAACTGGAAGCATTTACCCAATTTGGCGGTGACTTGGATGCTGTAACGGCAATGACCATTGATAAAGGTAAGAAGAATACCCAGTTGCTTGTTCAGCCGCAATATGCACCAATGCCAGTAGAACGCCAGATTGCAATACTATATTGTGGAACAAACGGGCTGTTGAGACATGTACCTGAGGATAAAGTTCATGACTTTGAAACTGAATTTCTGAGAACATTGGAAATGCAGCATCAGGCAGATGTATTGGACCAACTGAAAAAAGGTGTTATCAACGCAGATATAGAGAATATTATTAAGCAGGTTGCCAAAGATACAGCCGCTCAATATAGAAAATGA
- a CDS encoding F0F1 ATP synthase subunit gamma encodes MASLKEIKTRITSVKSTKKITSAMKMIASSKLHKAQSAIGNFLPYQAKLDAILTNLLSSDTSYDSPFTQTRDVKRVAIVAFASNSSLCGAYNANVVKEFNATYNKYKALGKDNILIYPIGKKIADAVKKQGLVSQGDYKEMADKPSYLMVQDLAKDLIKKYIDKEIDEVVLIYHHFISTGSQKLMNVLFLPFNLSHAQADEAADKNAVQTDYILEPSKDEILESLIPTVLYSRLYAALLDANASEHAARTMAMQIASDNADELVQDLIIQYNKSRQQAVTNQLLDIIGGASALQG; translated from the coding sequence ATGGCATCTCTTAAAGAAATAAAAACCAGGATTACTTCGGTAAAAAGCACAAAGAAGATTACTTCTGCGATGAAGATGATAGCGTCGTCCAAGCTTCACAAAGCTCAGTCCGCTATCGGTAATTTTTTACCATATCAGGCAAAGCTGGATGCCATTCTGACTAATCTGCTTTCTTCGGATACAAGTTACGATTCACCTTTTACTCAGACGAGGGATGTAAAAAGGGTTGCAATAGTAGCTTTTGCTTCCAACTCTTCGTTGTGCGGAGCCTATAATGCCAATGTAGTGAAGGAGTTTAATGCTACATACAATAAGTATAAAGCGTTGGGAAAGGACAATATCCTCATATATCCTATAGGTAAAAAAATAGCTGATGCAGTGAAAAAGCAGGGGCTGGTATCTCAGGGAGATTATAAGGAAATGGCAGATAAACCATCATACCTGATGGTGCAGGATCTGGCAAAAGATTTGATAAAGAAGTATATTGATAAGGAGATAGACGAGGTGGTTTTGATATACCATCATTTTATATCTACAGGTTCCCAGAAACTGATGAATGTACTTTTTCTTCCTTTCAACCTTAGTCATGCACAGGCGGACGAAGCAGCAGATAAAAATGCTGTTCAGACCGATTACATCTTGGAACCGTCGAAAGATGAGATTTTGGAGAGTCTCATTCCTACCGTGTTATATTCACGCTTGTATGCAGCCTTGCTGGATGCTAATGCGTCGGAACACGCTGCCCGTACGATGGCTATGCAGATAGCTTCGGATAATGCGGATGAACTTGTTCAGGATCTGATAATCCAATACAACAAGTCTCGTCAGCAGGCAGTGACTAACCAGTTGCTGGATATTATCGGCGGAGCTTCGGCATTGCAGGGATAA
- a CDS encoding tetratricopeptide repeat protein, which yields MSCSNQKNTALTRFYHSVNTRYNIHFNANEAYKETLKTRSEGQEDNFSQMLYIFPDNSDSATMQAPGGSFTTTIDKTTKAIKLHSIKAKPRRDPKRRNDAKYQAWLQQKEYTPFMDQVWLLLAKAEFHEANYLRAITTFMYITKIYSSDPDIVAECQLWISRAYTEMGWMYEAGNILHKMEIAGGAPESQKALYSAVKANYLIRNKEYTDAIPHLEYAIKKEKDKNQKLRLKYLLGQLYIETGNRTAAAKAFSNVYGMNTPYKFTFNSKLQELQLDTSKKASDVISSLRGMAKSSKNKDYKDQVYNTIGNIYLQQQDTAKAIENYRIAIKESVRNGYDKAMAQVSLGDIYFGRRDFIPAQPCYSEALPQLKKNDASYPRVSFRSEVLDELVVHAIVVYEQDSLQHLASLPEEQRLEIIHKKIDELKKEEEERLREEERLKQAEEQGNRITSWDQLETSLSHNIPQNQTSQTGTAGQQGTDPQFYFYNEQTVAQGKVAFQKQWGNRKLEDDWRRRSKSGISSFDRLDEISLSDSISSGQTGLGQGNVTDPGEMSATEDKYSVEYYLQQLPLTEEAVKESNELIENALFNMGKIYKDKLEDLPLAIETFNTDISRFPATPNLEEIYYQLLLIYMQLGDQNMLAVYRNKLLTEFPQGQYATPLSEPDFEWNFRHMPLLQDSLYNEAYTAYQRADVQIVRNNYQSMKAKYPFTDMMPKFAFLNALSYAQTRDVKALGDNLSEVVQKYPKADVTPLATEILERIKEGRIILSDGTPITEFDWSKAYLGDSAMVGENGKVLAYSDSLDTEYLLLLMYKSNTIDRNELLYQVADYNFSNYVIQTFDLNFDTEPPYDMLQIKGFESFANIRSYMNKAFGEDGLMHKVDTSILVLPISVDNYTGMLPRLGLEQYMTFFAEHYEKQLPQLVAYWNNKGIIDSLTVQPAADDPDVTLPELPEPPEDDVIRPETEKEIPPVEIKRDDEVTKQPEKPVNDKQINADDLLTKEQLEKAGKVNDAIESVEDIVNNPVDGIKNLFNKYKNRESLTKEEKVEQKEQQRQEKQRQKEQKAIEKVRQDSITKTEKAKADAIAKAEKATKDSIKTVEKQRLQQVQLEQQQKKDAERAAIKAREDERKKKEDERKERIRQQEERQRQQERERKEKEKSREEERKEKERLQKERLRQREKERDEKEKAREAERKEKEKQAEEKRKQQEKDR from the coding sequence ATGTCGTGTTCTAACCAGAAGAACACCGCTTTGACACGCTTCTACCATTCGGTAAATACCCGGTATAATATCCATTTCAATGCGAATGAAGCATATAAGGAGACCCTGAAGACCAGAAGTGAGGGGCAGGAAGATAATTTTTCTCAGATGTTGTATATTTTTCCCGACAATTCGGATTCTGCTACTATGCAGGCTCCCGGCGGAAGTTTTACAACTACGATAGACAAAACGACGAAGGCTATAAAGTTACATTCTATAAAAGCCAAACCCCGCCGCGACCCTAAACGCAGGAATGACGCGAAATATCAGGCATGGCTTCAGCAAAAGGAATATACTCCTTTTATGGATCAGGTATGGCTTCTGCTGGCTAAAGCCGAATTTCATGAAGCCAATTACCTGCGGGCTATAACCACTTTCATGTATATCACCAAGATATACAGTTCTGATCCCGATATCGTAGCCGAATGCCAATTATGGATCAGTAGAGCGTACACCGAAATGGGTTGGATGTACGAGGCCGGCAATATATTGCATAAGATGGAAATTGCAGGAGGAGCTCCCGAAAGCCAGAAAGCATTGTATTCGGCTGTAAAAGCCAATTACCTGATAAGAAATAAAGAATACACGGATGCGATACCACATTTGGAATATGCTATAAAGAAAGAAAAAGATAAGAATCAAAAGCTTCGCCTGAAATATCTGTTGGGACAATTATATATAGAAACGGGAAATAGAACTGCCGCCGCTAAGGCTTTCTCGAATGTATACGGGATGAATACTCCTTATAAGTTTACATTTAATTCCAAATTGCAGGAGTTACAGCTCGATACGTCCAAGAAGGCTTCCGATGTGATATCTTCTCTTAGAGGTATGGCTAAAAGTTCGAAGAATAAGGATTATAAGGATCAGGTATACAATACCATCGGGAATATATACCTGCAACAGCAAGATACAGCTAAAGCAATAGAAAATTACCGTATTGCGATAAAAGAAAGTGTCCGTAACGGATACGACAAAGCTATGGCACAGGTATCGCTGGGGGATATTTATTTCGGCAGGAGAGATTTTATTCCTGCTCAGCCATGCTATTCCGAGGCTTTACCTCAGTTGAAAAAAAACGATGCAAGTTATCCGCGTGTTTCTTTTCGTTCCGAGGTTTTGGATGAGTTGGTTGTACATGCGATCGTTGTGTATGAACAGGATAGCTTGCAGCATTTGGCAAGCCTCCCCGAAGAACAACGTCTTGAGATTATTCATAAAAAAATAGACGAACTAAAAAAAGAAGAGGAGGAACGCCTCAGGGAAGAGGAAAGGCTAAAGCAGGCAGAAGAGCAAGGTAATAGAATCACGAGTTGGGATCAACTGGAAACAAGTTTATCTCATAATATTCCTCAAAATCAGACATCTCAGACAGGAACTGCTGGTCAGCAAGGAACAGATCCTCAATTCTATTTCTATAATGAACAGACTGTAGCCCAGGGAAAAGTCGCTTTTCAGAAGCAATGGGGCAACCGCAAACTCGAAGATGACTGGCGAAGACGTAGCAAGTCGGGTATATCCTCTTTTGATCGACTGGATGAAATAAGCCTGTCGGATTCGATCAGTTCGGGACAAACGGGTTTAGGACAAGGAAATGTAACCGATCCGGGAGAGATGAGCGCTACAGAGGATAAATATTCTGTCGAATATTATTTGCAGCAATTACCCCTTACAGAGGAGGCTGTGAAAGAGTCGAACGAATTAATAGAGAATGCCCTGTTCAATATGGGGAAAATATATAAAGACAAGCTTGAAGACTTGCCACTGGCCATAGAGACTTTTAATACCGATATAAGCCGTTTCCCTGCTACACCTAATCTTGAAGAAATATATTACCAGTTATTGCTGATTTATATGCAGCTTGGCGATCAGAATATGTTGGCTGTTTACCGGAATAAATTGTTGACTGAATTTCCTCAGGGGCAATATGCTACACCATTATCCGAACCTGATTTTGAGTGGAATTTCAGGCATATGCCACTATTGCAGGATTCGTTGTATAATGAGGCCTACACTGCTTATCAAAGGGCAGATGTACAAATTGTAAGAAACAATTATCAGTCCATGAAAGCCAAATATCCATTTACGGATATGATGCCTAAGTTTGCTTTCCTGAATGCACTGTCTTATGCCCAGACCCGCGATGTAAAAGCATTGGGTGATAATTTGTCCGAAGTAGTGCAAAAGTATCCGAAAGCTGATGTCACCCCACTGGCAACAGAGATTCTGGAAAGAATAAAAGAAGGCCGGATTATATTGTCGGATGGTACGCCTATTACGGAATTTGACTGGAGCAAGGCTTATCTGGGGGATAGTGCTATGGTGGGTGAAAACGGGAAGGTTTTAGCGTATAGCGACAGCCTGGATACAGAGTATTTACTTCTGTTGATGTATAAATCGAATACGATAGACAGGAATGAATTACTCTATCAGGTAGCTGATTATAATTTTTCCAATTATGTAATTCAAACATTTGACCTGAACTTCGATACCGAACCGCCTTATGATATGTTGCAAATAAAGGGATTCGAATCGTTTGCCAATATCAGGTCATATATGAATAAGGCCTTTGGCGAAGACGGTTTGATGCACAAGGTGGACACATCTATTCTGGTATTACCTATTTCTGTAGATAACTATACCGGTATGCTTCCTCGCCTGGGATTGGAGCAATATATGACTTTCTTTGCTGAACATTACGAAAAACAATTGCCTCAGCTAGTTGCATACTGGAATAATAAAGGAATAATTGACAGCCTGACAGTACAACCGGCTGCCGATGATCCGGATGTGACATTGCCGGAGTTGCCAGAACCACCTGAGGATGATGTTATCCGCCCGGAAACAGAAAAAGAAATTCCACCTGTTGAAATAAAGAGGGATGATGAGGTTACTAAACAACCCGAAAAACCTGTAAATGATAAGCAAATAAATGCAGACGATCTGCTAACTAAAGAACAATTGGAGAAAGCCGGAAAAGTAAATGACGCAATAGAATCTGTAGAAGATATTGTGAATAATCCGGTGGATGGCATTAAGAATCTGTTTAATAAATATAAAAACAGGGAAAGCCTGACTAAAGAAGAAAAGGTGGAACAGAAAGAACAGCAACGTCAGGAGAAACAACGTCAGAAAGAACAGAAAGCAATAGAAAAAGTACGACAGGATTCTATCACCAAGACTGAAAAGGCCAAAGCCGATGCTATTGCCAAAGCCGAAAAGGCGACCAAGGATTCTATAAAAACTGTAGAAAAACAACGTCTGCAGCAAGTACAACTGGAACAGCAACAGAAGAAAGATGCTGAGCGTGCGGCGATTAAGGCCAGAGAGGACGAGCGTAAAAAGAAAGAGGACGAGCGTAAAGAGCGGATTCGTCAACAGGAAGAACGGCAACGACAACAGGAACGAGAACGAAAAGAAAAGGAGAAATCTCGCGAAGAAGAACGTAAGGAGAAAGAACGCCTACAGAAAGAACGTCTTCGTCAACGAGAAAAAGAGCGCGATGAAAAAGAAAAAGCCCGCGAAGCTGAACGTAAAGAAAAGGAAAAGCAAGCTGAAGAAAAACGTAAACAACAGGAAAAAGATAGATGA
- a CDS encoding DUF349 domain-containing protein, which produces MNENLEPKLPVGDPSDENKAEETKPVEADVEAVANESAEKETPAENVEPVKEEETVEEPESAKEAEPVEEPVVSDVTEPAEEAAPEVEAAPEVVEDPEESTVAAENNESEDDIEQPEATTEAHVTKHASLTKDEIIENLKNLASQSELPSRAEVEALKQAYYKLRSASVEAEKAAFVEAGNDAETFTPTPDPSEDVVKTFLNEIKEKRASNAIAEERLKEDNYNKKLQIIDSIKNLTESSDDFNKLYKEFKDLQQQWNDIALVPQAKVKELWKSYQIYTEKFYDLIKINNEFRDYDFKKNLELKTSIIDAVEKLIDDADAVSAFHQLQNFHQQWREIGPVARELREETWTRFKDASTAINKKYQTHFESLKGKEEENLAEKTAICETLKTIDYSTLNSFKDWDEKSKEVIELQAKWKTIGFVPKKVNTQIFEEFRALCDTFFERKSEFFRGVRDEMDINLEKKRSLCEQAKMLKDSTEWKSTADKLISIQKEWKTIGPVPRKYSDAIWKEFVTACDYFFEQKKKNESSQKGEELENLAAKKEIIEKINNIDQSLEASEAIAQVRALADEFHKIGFVPFKEKDRIYKELHQAVDAHYDRLKVDKTERRFEAFKSNMRDMSKQDNPKRVLYKERDHLMHQYNKVKTDLQTYENNMNFLSVSSKGGGGLLKDITHKIENLKNEMDLLVKKIEAIDESLNELEK; this is translated from the coding sequence ATGAACGAGAACCTAGAGCCCAAATTGCCTGTGGGAGACCCTTCTGACGAGAACAAAGCCGAAGAAACAAAGCCTGTGGAAGCTGATGTTGAAGCGGTAGCGAATGAATCTGCTGAAAAAGAAACCCCGGCTGAAAATGTTGAGCCAGTAAAAGAGGAAGAAACAGTTGAAGAACCGGAGTCAGCAAAAGAAGCTGAGCCTGTAGAAGAGCCTGTGGTTTCTGATGTTACTGAGCCGGCAGAAGAAGCTGCTCCAGAAGTAGAGGCAGCACCTGAAGTCGTGGAAGACCCGGAAGAGTCAACTGTGGCAGCAGAAAATAATGAGTCGGAAGACGATATAGAGCAACCTGAGGCAACTACAGAGGCTCATGTGACAAAGCACGCATCTTTGACAAAGGATGAGATAATAGAGAATTTAAAAAATCTGGCATCGCAATCCGAATTACCTTCGCGTGCAGAGGTGGAGGCATTGAAACAGGCTTATTATAAACTTCGTTCTGCAAGTGTGGAAGCGGAGAAAGCAGCATTTGTCGAAGCAGGCAATGATGCTGAAACTTTCACGCCTACACCTGACCCTAGTGAGGATGTGGTAAAAACTTTCTTAAATGAAATAAAAGAGAAGCGAGCTAGTAACGCCATTGCAGAAGAAAGACTTAAGGAAGATAATTATAATAAAAAACTTCAGATAATAGATTCGATTAAGAATCTGACTGAAAGTTCAGACGACTTTAATAAGTTATATAAAGAGTTCAAAGATTTGCAGCAACAATGGAACGATATAGCATTAGTCCCTCAGGCTAAAGTTAAGGAGTTGTGGAAATCATATCAGATTTATACGGAAAAATTCTATGACCTGATTAAGATAAACAACGAGTTCCGTGATTATGACTTTAAGAAGAATCTGGAACTGAAAACATCTATAATTGATGCTGTGGAAAAACTGATAGATGACGCGGATGCAGTGTCAGCATTCCATCAGCTTCAGAATTTCCATCAACAATGGCGTGAGATAGGTCCTGTAGCCAGAGAACTCAGAGAAGAAACCTGGACACGCTTCAAAGATGCATCTACTGCTATAAATAAAAAATATCAGACACATTTCGAATCTCTGAAAGGAAAAGAAGAGGAGAATCTGGCAGAGAAGACTGCAATTTGCGAAACACTGAAAACGATTGATTATTCTACGCTTAATTCATTCAAAGATTGGGATGAAAAGAGTAAAGAAGTAATTGAATTACAGGCAAAGTGGAAAACCATCGGTTTCGTACCTAAAAAGGTAAATACACAGATCTTTGAGGAATTCAGAGCTTTATGCGATACTTTCTTCGAACGGAAAAGTGAATTTTTCAGAGGGGTTAGAGATGAGATGGACATCAACCTTGAGAAAAAACGCTCTTTGTGCGAGCAGGCAAAAATGTTGAAAGACAGTACCGAATGGAAATCTACGGCTGATAAATTGATTTCTATTCAGAAAGAATGGAAAACTATTGGTCCGGTACCCCGTAAATATTCGGATGCTATCTGGAAAGAATTTGTTACAGCATGTGATTATTTCTTCGAGCAGAAAAAGAAGAACGAATCTTCACAAAAAGGTGAAGAACTGGAAAATCTTGCAGCAAAGAAAGAAATTATAGAGAAGATAAATAATATAGACCAATCTTTAGAAGCATCGGAAGCAATCGCTCAGGTGCGTGCCTTGGCGGATGAATTCCATAAAATAGGATTTGTTCCGTTTAAAGAAAAAGACAGGATTTATAAAGAACTCCATCAGGCTGTAGATGCTCATTACGATCGCTTGAAAGTGGATAAGACCGAACGTCGTTTCGAAGCTTTCAAATCGAATATGAGGGATATGTCGAAACAAGACAATCCAAAGCGGGTATTATACAAAGAAAGGGATCATCTGATGCACCAGTATAATAAGGTGAAAACAGATCTTCAGACTTACGAGAATAATATGAATTTCCTTTCCGTTTCATCGAAGGGTGGTGGCGGCCTTTTGAAAGACATAACTCATAAGATAGAGAATCTGAAAAATGAGATGGACTTACTTGTTAAGAAAATAGAGGCCATTGATGAAAGCCTCAATGAGCTAGAAAAATAG